In Silene latifolia isolate original U9 population chromosome X, ASM4854445v1, whole genome shotgun sequence, the following proteins share a genomic window:
- the LOC141622575 gene encoding CBBY-like protein, with the protein MASTIIYTPSTTTTTTPISSSNHSTFRKFSCFSKHNNNNNSNAKIITSSRTCLVFGKTLRISHQRLFAQTKKSGVIVTCSALPSALLFDCDGVLVDTEKDGHRVSFNDTFTEKGLGVSWDVDLYGELLKIGGGKERMTAYFNQTGWPEKAPSSDAERKEFVASLHKRKTELFMVLIEKKLLPLRPGVAKLIDQAHSKGVKVAVCSTSNEKAVSAIVSCLLGPDRAAKMQIFAGDVVPRKKPDPAIYNLAATTLGVDPASCVVVEDSAIGLAAAKAAGMKCIVTKSGYTADEDFENADAVFDCIGDPPQERFDLDFCGSLLTKQFA; encoded by the exons ATGGCTTCCACTATCATTTACActccatcaacaacaacaacaacaacaccaatttCATCTTCAAATCATTCAACATTTCGAAAATTTAGTTGCTTTTCTAaacataacaataataataatagtaatgcaaAGATTATAACATCTTCAAGAACTTGTCTTGTTTTTGGTAAAACCTTAAGAATATCACACCAAAGATTATTTGCACAAACAAAAAAGTCGGGTGTAATCGTAACATGTTCTGCACTTCCTTCTGCTCTTTTGTTTGATTGTGATGGTGTTCTTGTTGATACTGAGAAAGATGGTCACAGGGTTTCTTTCAATGATACTTTTACTGAA AAGGGACTTGGTGTGTCATGGGATGTAGATTTGTATGGTGAATTGCTCAAGATCGGCGGTGGAAAGGAAAG GATGACTGCTTACTTTAACCAGACGGGATGGCCGGAAAAGGCTCCATCCAGTGATGCAGAACGAAAAGAATTTGTCGCTTCTCTGCACAAACGTAAGACTGAGCTGTTTATGGTTCTTATTGAGAAAAAGCTGCTGCCTCTTCGGCCAGGCGTTGCAAA GCTGATAGATCAGGCTCACTCCAAAGGAGTTAAAGTTGCTGTGTGCAGCACATCTAATGAGAAGGCG GTCTCCGCAATTGTTTCATGCTTGCTGGGTCCAGATCGTGCTGCAAAGATGCAGATTTTCGCTGGTGATGTGGTTCCTCGGAAAAAGCCTGATCCA GCTATCTACAATCTAGCAGCCACAACTCTCGGAGTTGATCCAGCCAG TTGCGTTGTTGTGGAGGACAGTGCCATTGGACTTGCAGCAGCCAAAGCTGCAGGAATGAAGTGCATAGTAACCAAAAGCGG GTACACAGCTGATGAAGACTTTGAGAATGCAGACGCAGTTTTCGATTGCATTGGAGACCCTCCACAGGAACGTTTCGACCTAGATTTCTGTGGGAGCCTTCTTACTAAGCAGTTTGCTTGA
- the LOC141622563 gene encoding pentatricopeptide repeat-containing protein At5g50280, chloroplastic-like, with product MDLMSQSLSILSFSTSKYSFSVSPKPCLLFGGCQRFKFVSLCSNSASSSSSLSSSSIFLPFLEEEEEKEEIERSFLENEQEKEQIEELFDDPIYKFLKSRTSTQDPPNESKLSLQRNRRTSWHLAGGIESVEESEAETGFKLSREEIEQKIEAGLDESSEAVGIVEEIVGIARNLDENSTLGEHLGRYEGRIGEKECVEVLGLMIGEGMMMSCLYLYEWMGLQERSLVTSRACTMLFPALGKARLGEKLMILWKNLPNTWEFKDVHVYNAATSGLLSGGRYNDAMKVYEAMESNNILPDRVTGSVIITVMRKQGRSAKDVWEFFERMNRKGVKWSLEVVGAVIKSFCDEGLLKQALIIQGEMEKKGISSNTVIYNILMDGYCKTNQLEEAEALFVEMKNKRLSPSSATYNILMDAYSKRMQPDIVEKLLREMLDSGIKPNVKSYTSLISAYGKQKSKSDLAADAFLRMRKAGIKPTSHSYTALIHAYSIGEWHEKAYKAFENMQREEIKPTIETYTALLDAFRRAGDAETLMKLWKAMIREKIKGTGVTFTILLDGFAKQGRYAEARDVIFEFRKLGYEPTVMTYNMLINAYGRGGQELKIPHLVNEMAALNLKPDSITYSTIIYAFVRVRDFKRAFYYHKQMVKNKQVPDPESYRKLRGILDAKAAIKNKRDKNAILGIVKSKFGLPKKKGKKDEFWKNKKKLGVYNNSAPARR from the exons ATGGATTTAATGAGCCAATCTCTCTCAATTCTTAGTTTTTCGACCTCCAAGTATAGTTTTAGTGTTTCTCCAAAACCTTGCTTGTTATTTGGTGGGTGTCAAAGATTTAAATTTGTATCTTTGTGCTCAAACTCTGCATCTTCGTCTTCGTCTTTGTCTTCGTCCTCTATTTTCCTCCCTTTTCtcgaagaagaggaagaaaaggaGGAAATTGAGAGATCATTTCTTGAAAATGAGCAAGAAAAAGAGCAAATTGAGGAACTTTTTGATGACCCAATTTATAAATTCTTGAAGTCTAGGACTTCAACCCAAGACCCACCTAATGAATCCAAGTTATCTTTACAAAGAAACCGTCGGACATCGTGGCATTTGGCTGGTGGCATTGAATCTGTGGAAGAAAGTGAGGCAGAAACCGGTTTTAAGTTGAGTAGGGAGGAAATTGAGCAGAAAATTGAAGCGGGTTTGGATGAAAGTTCAGAAGCTGTAGGTATTGTGGAGGAAATTGTTGGTATTGCGAGGAATTTAGACGAGAATTCGACACTGGGAGAGCATTTAGGGAGGTATGAAGGGAGGATAGGGGAGAAGGAATGTGTAGAGGTGTTGGGATTGATGATTGGGGAGGGTATGATGATGTCTTGCTTGTATTTGTATGAATGGATGGGGTTGCAGGAACGGTCGCTTGTCACTTCTAGAGCATGTACAATGCTGTTTCCTGCATTGGGGAAAGCTAGATTGGGTGAAAAGCTAATGATTTTGTGGAAGAATTTGCCTAATACTTGGGAGTTTAAGGATGTTCATGTTTATAATGCTGCAACGTCGGGGTTACTATCCGGTGGGAG GTACAATGACGCTATGAAGGTGTACGAGGCCATGGAGTCGAATAATATTCTTCCAGATCGCGTGACTGGTTCTGTGATTATAACTGTCATGAGAAAACAGGGTAGAAGTGCTAAAGATGTGTGGGAGTTCTTTGAAAGAATGAATAGAAAAGGAGTCAAATGGAGTTTAGAGGTCGTAGGAGCTGTGATAAAATCATTCTGTGACGAGGGACTTCTTAAACAAGCTCTTATCATTCAAGGAGAAATGGAGAAGAAAGGGATCTCCTCGAATACTGTGATATATAACATACTTATGGATGGCTATTGTAAGACCAACCAGCTCGAAGAAGCGGAAGCCCTCTTTGTTGAGATGAAGAACAAAAGGCTTTCACCTTCTTCTGCCACCTACAACATTCTGATGGATGCATATAGTAAAAGGATGCAGCCTGATATAGTCGAGAAACTTCTCCGGGAAATGCTGGATTCCGGAATAAAGCCAAATGTTAAATCATACACGAGCCTTATAAGTGCGTATGGAAAGCAGAAGAGTAAGAGTGACTTGGCTGCTGATGCGTTCCTGAGAATGAGAAAAGCGGGCATAAAACCAACTTCTCATTCATATACCGCTCTAATCCACGCTTATTCTATTGGTGAGTGGCATGAAAAAGCATACAAAGCCTTTGAGAACATGCAGAGAGAAGAAATCAAACCCACCATAGAGACATATACGGCCCTTCTCGATGCATTTAGGCGGGCTGGAGATGCTGAGACACTGATGAAGCTTTGGAAAGCCATGATTCGGGAAAAGATTAAAGGAACTGGAGTGACTTTTACCATTCTTCTCGACGGATTTGCAAAGCAG GGACGCTACGCTGAAGCACGAGATGTGATTTTTGAATTTAGGAAACTTGGTTACGAGCCAACTGTTATGACTTATAATATGCTGATAAACGCTTATGGTAGAGGAGGGCAAGAACTGAAAATCCCACACCTGGTGAACGAGATGGCGGCTCTCAATCTAAAACCCGATTCCATTACATATAGCACAATTATATATGCCTTTGTGCGTGTTCGTGATTTCAAAAGGGCTTTTTATTACCATAAGCAAATGGTGAAGAATAAACAAGTGCCAGACCCAGAATCCTATCGAAAATTGAGAGGGATATTGGATGCCAAAGCTGCCATTAAAAACAAGAGGGACAAGAATGCCATACTTGGTATTGTTAAGAGTAAGTTTGGTTTGCCTAAAAAGAAAGGTAAGAAAGACGAGTTCTGGAAGAACAAGAAGAAGCTGGGAGTATATAACAACTCAGCTCCGGCACGGCGATGA
- the LOC141622574 gene encoding uncharacterized protein LOC141622574, with product MMQPTYTIHKPTCFIQTLHSSPSGIFSPQLKNSKTHISPPFPATMASTTSSLSIPAPKNTLIITPSTISLLSKPNSFRVNCHQSNPSTKPSLSVLKTVAIPGSIIATLASSPWAMAAKQIAESPQEDNRGLALLLPLVPAVGWVLFNILQPALNQINKMRNEKAVIFGLGGLALYSALYVPIASAVEEAVEGEAAASNSGLLPYIVAAAVAFEVILLSTMQSKFEETKH from the coding sequence ATGATGCAACCAACCTATACCATTCACAAACCAACCTGTTTCATCCAGACACTTCACAGTTCACCCTCTGGAATTTTCTCTCCACAACTTAAAAACTCGAAAACTCATATTTCGCCACCATTTCCGGCAACAATGGCTTCAACAACATCCTCCCTATCGATCCCCGCTCCAAAAAATACTCTTATCATCACCCCGTCCACAATCTCCCTTCTCTCGAAACCCAACTCATTTCGCGTTAACTGTCACCAGTCCAATCCATCAACCAAGCCATCCCTTTCGGTGCTGAAAACAGTCGCCATACCAGGCAGCATTATTGCCACCCTGGCGTCTTCGCCATGGGCCATGGCGGCAAAGCAGATAGCTGAGTCGCCTCAAGAAGATAACCGCGGCCTGGCCTTACTGTTACCTCTTGTACCAGCTGTTGGGTGGGTCTTGTTCAACATTCTGCAACCTGCATTGAACCAGATTAATAAGATGAGGAACGAGAAGGCGGTTATATTTGGTCTTGGTGGGTTAGCTTTGTATTCTGCTTTGTATGTGCCGATTGCATCTGCTGTCGAAGAGGCTGTTGAAGGCGAGGCTGCTGCAAGTAACTCGGGTTTGCTCCCTTATATTGTGGCTGCTGCAGTCGCTTTTGAGGTGATCTTGTTGAGTACTATGCAATCCAAGTTTGAGGAGACCAAACATTGA
- the LOC141622576 gene encoding uncharacterized protein LOC141622576 produces MKITVSNIPKLPLLLLLLLLISLLSLTFLFSPQPTPTPTPPTRTTTTNPDLKIRPGYTSYETYLSKQLNKTLNPKLRQVWTTRDWDRKIRVFTLFFHNLIQSKFLTNSSKSLCVGARVGQEVEALRQLGIVDSVGIDLVPHPPLVIQGDFHYQPFENETFDFEFSNVFDHALYPEKFVSEIERTLKKGGVCVLHVSITKRADKYSANDLFSVNGLVDLFTVSKVVRVRNIDGFGLDTEVVLRKNVDS; encoded by the coding sequence atgaaaataaccgTATCCAATATTCCGAAACTACCCCTcttactcctcctcctcctccttatcTCCCTCCTCTCCCTTACCTTCCTCTTCTCCCCCCAacccacacccacacccacacccCCAACCCGAACCACAACAACCAACCCAGACCTAAAGATCCGACCCGGATACACCTCCTACGAAACCTACCTATCCAAACAACTCAACAAAACCTTAAACCCGAAGCTACGTCAGGTCTGGACAACCCGAGACTGGGACCGTAAAATACGCGTATTCACTCTATTCTTTCACAACCTAATCCAATCCAAATTCCTAACTAATTCATCGAAATCACTTTGCGTCGGAGCTAGGGTCGGACAAGAAGTCGAAGCGCTTCGACAACTCGGTATCGTCGACTCAGTCGGAATCGACCTTGTTCCACATCCGCCATTGGTAATTCAAGGAGATTTTCATTATCAACCGTTTGAGAATGAAACCTTTGATTTCGAGTTTTCGAATGTGTTTGATCATGCGCTTTATCCTGAGAAGTTTGTTTCAGAGATCGAACGTACGTTGAAGAAAGGTGGCGTGTGCGTGTTACATGTTTCGATAACGAAACGAGCTGATAAATATTCGGCGAATGATTTGTTTAGTGTTAATGGGTTGGTTGATTTGTTTACGGTTTCTAAGGTTGTTCGGGTTAGGAATATTGACGGGTTTGGGCTCGATACTGAAGTCGTCTTGAGGAAGAATGTCGATTCTTGA
- the LOC141622573 gene encoding MA3 DOMAIN-CONTAINING TRANSLATION REGULATORY FACTOR 1-like, protein MASKEGFLTEEQREVLKMASLTVENSAPVPSKSLSSSPKGTSILTGDNNHGKCGGGGGGGGGGGGGGGGKAPSVKHTRRTHSGKSIKVKKEGAGGKGTWGRLIDTDCEAHLDRNDPNYDSDEEPYKLVAADVTDPLDDYKKAVVSIIEEYFSTGVVEVAVSDIRELGSSEYHPYFIKRVVSLAMDRHDKEKEMASVLLSALYADVISPAQISQGFILLLESADDLSVDIPDAVNVLALFVARAVVDDILPPAFVTRVQKILPASSKGLQAIQVADKSYLSAPHHAELVERKWGGSTHLTVEEVKKKITDLLREYAENGDTIEACRCIRELGVSFFHHEVVKRALVLSMEKQSAEPLIRNLLKEAYDEGLISSSQMIKGFYRMEESLDDLCLDIPSARSLFQSLIPKAISEGWLDASFSKSATEDGAVPRQDNEKVKRYKEEVVTMIHEYFLSDDIPELIQSLVDLGAPELNPIFLKRLVTLAMDRKNREKEMASVLLSALHIEIFSTEDIVNGFVLLLESAEDTALDILDASNELALFLARAVIDDVLAPLNLDEIACKLPANCSGSETVHMARSLVFSRHAGERILRCWGGGSGWAVEDAKDKIWKLLEEYESGGVVGEACRCIRDLGLPFFNHEVVKKALVMAMEKKNDRMLDLLQECYVVGIITTNQMTKGFARVKDDIDDLALDNPNAKEKFESYVERAKKQGWILPSLESSASFVAA, encoded by the exons ATGGCGTCAAAGGAGGGATTCTTGACGGAAGAGCAAAGGGAGGTGTTGAAGATGGCAAGTCTAACTGTAGAGAACTCGGCCCCGGTTCCTTCAAAGAGTTTGTCGTCATCACCGAAAGGAACATCTATTTTGACTGGTGACAATAACCATGGTAAATGTggcggtggtggcggtggtggtggtggtggaggaggaggaggaggaggaaaggcACCATCTGTGAAACATACACGCCGAACGCATTCGGGGAAGTCCATCAAAGTTAAGAAGG AGGGAGCTGGCGGCAAGGGTACCTGGGGAAGGCTAATTGACACTGATTGTGAAGCCCACCTTGATCGTAACGATCCTAACTATGATAGTGACGAG GAGCCATACAAACTTGTTGCAGCAGATGTCACCGATCCTTTGGATGATTACAAAAAAGCTGTGGTTTCAATCATTGAGGAGTACTTCAGCACTGGTGTTGTGGAAGTGGCTGTATCTGATATTAGAGAACTAGGATCAAGTGAATATCATCCCTACTTCATAAAGAGGGTTGTGTCATTGGCTATGGATAGGCATGACAAGGAGAAGGAGATGGCCTCTGTTCTGCTTTCAGCCCTTTATGCGGATGTTATCAGCCCAGCTCAAATTAGTCAGGGTTTTATTTTGCTGCTTGAGTCAGCAGATGACCTCTCTGTTGATATTCCGGATGCTGTCAATGTACTTGCCTTATTTGTTGCTCGTGCTGTTGTCGATGACATACTTCCTCCGGCATTCGTTACTAGGGTTCAGAAAATTCTCCCAGCGTCTTCGAAGGGACTCCAGGCCATCCAAGTTGCTGATAAGAGCTATCTCTCGGCTCCACACCATGCAGAGCTTGTAGAGCGGAAGTGGGGTGGTAGTACTCATTTAACTGTTGaggaagtgaagaagaagattACCGATTTACTTAGGGAATATGCTGAAAATGGAGATACTATAGAAGCTTGTAGGTGCATTAGAGAGCTCGGGGTCTCGTTTTTCCATCACGAAGTTGTGAAGAGAGCATTAGTTCTTTCCATGGAGAAGCAATCGGCTGAACCACTCATTAGAAACCTATTGAAGGAAGCATATGATGAAGGGCTGATAAGCAGCAGTCAGATGATTAAGGGGTTCTATCGGATGGAGGAAAGTCTCGACGACCTTTGTCTTGATATTCCGTCAGCCAGATCATTGTTTCAGTCCTTGATACCTAAAGCAATTTCTGAAGGATGGCTAGACGCTTCTTTCTCAAAATCAGCCACCGAAGATGGTGCTGTCCCAAGGCAAGACAATGAGAAGGTGAAAAGATACAAGGAAGAGGTTGTGACCATGATTCATGAGTACTTCCTTTCTGATGATATTCCGGAGCTCATTCAAAGTCTCGTAGATCTCGGGGCTCCTGAATTAAACCCAATCTTCTTGAAGAGACTTGTAACTCTTGCCATGGACCGTAAAAACCGGGAGAAAGAGATGGCATCCGTCCTCCTCTCTGCACTTCATATTGAGATTTTCTCCACTGAAGACATTGTGAATGGTTTTGTCTTACTCTTGGAATCTGCTGAAGACACAGCTCTGGATATCTTGGATGCCTCTAATGAGCTGGCTCTCTTCCTTGCCAGGGCCGTAATTGACGATGTTCTGGCACCATTGAACCTGGACGAGATAGCTTGCAAGCTACCGGCAAACTGCAGTGGGAGTGAAACTGTACATATGGCCAGGTCTCTTGTTTTCTCCCGTCATGCTGGTGAGAGAATCCTGAGGTGTTGGGGAGGTGGGAGCGGATGGGCAGTAGAGGACGCGAAAGACAAGATATGGAAGCTTCTAGAAGAGTATGAGAGTGGAGGGGTGGTTGGAGAAGCATGTCGGTGCATTAGGGATCTTGGGTTACCCTTTTTTAACCACGAGGTTGTGAAGAAAGCACTGGTCATGGCTATGGAGAAGAAAAATGACAGGATGCTCGATTTGCTACAAGAGTGCTATGTTGTGGGGATCATCACAACTAACCAAATGACTAAAGGGTTTGCTCGCGTCAAGGATGATATTGATGACCTGGCGCTCGACAATCCCAATGCCAAGGAGAAATTTGAATCATATGTGGAGCGTGCCAAGAAGCAAGGTTGGATTCTTCCGTCCTTAGAATCATCGGCCTCGTTCGTTGCAGCTTGA